From Tripterygium wilfordii isolate XIE 37 chromosome 16, ASM1340144v1, whole genome shotgun sequence, one genomic window encodes:
- the LOC119980500 gene encoding methionine gamma-lyase, translating into MAEIKSSHGAFAFSGKKRSGPEDNDGDDGVVAKKSLLIPAVAIGEDPAAALASARHEFGEHGGVNMSIEASATFTVMEPETMRRMFSGELGPDRDFFIYSRHFNPTVLNLARQMAALEGTEAAYCTASGMSAISSVLLQLCSSGGHVVASRALYGGTHALLTHFFPRACNITTSFVDVRDYEAVRNAIVEGKTKVLYFESVSNPTLTVANVPELSRIAHDKGVTVVVDNTFAPMVLSPARLGADVVVHSISKFISGGADIIAGAVCGPASLVNSMMDLHQGALMLLGPTMNAKVAFELSERIPHLSVRMKEHCHRAMVYATRMKKLGLKVIYPGLEDHPDHGLLKSMGNKEYGFGGLLCLDMETEDRANRLMNHLQNYSQFGFMAVSLGYYETLMSCSGSSTSSEMNAEEKALAGISPGLVRMSIGYIGTLEQKWAQFEKALSRIQGPGLLNKN; encoded by the exons ATGGCTGAAATCAAGTCCTCTCACGGCGCCTTTGCTTTCTCCGGCAAGAAGCGATCCGGACCGGAAGACAACGACGGCGACGATGGAGTCGTCGCCAAGAAGTCCTTGTTAATTCCAGCGGTGGCAATTGGAGAGGATCCAGCTGCCGCATTGGCCTCGGCACGTCATGAATTTGGCGAGCACGGAGGAGTCAACATGTCAATCGAAGCCTCCGCAACGTTCACCGTCATGGAGCCGGAGACGATGAGGCGTATGTTCTCCGGTGAGCTCGGGCCAGATCGGGATTTCTTCATCTATAGCCGTCACTTCAATCCAACCGTACTCAATCTCGCCCGTCAAATGGCTGCCCTGGAAGGGACCGAGGCTGCTTACTGCACGGCCAGCGGTATGTCGGCGATATCATCGGTGTTGCTGCAGTTGTGCAGCAGCGGAGGACACGTGGTCGCTTCGCGGGCTTTATACGGTGGGACCCATGCCCTGCTCACGCACTTCTTTCCTAGGGCGTGTAACATAACGACGTCGTTTGTGGATGTCAGGGATTATGAGGCGGTGAGGAATGCGATCGTGGAAGGTAAGACCAAGGTGCTTTATTTTGAATCAGTCTCGAATCCGACCCTCACCGTCGCCAATGTCCCGGAGCTCAGCCGGATTGCTCACGACAAAGGAGTCACGGTGGTTGTGGACAACACGTTTGCCCCGATGGTGCTTTCTCCGGCCAGGCTTGGTGCTGACGTGGTTGTTCATAGTATCTCTAAGTTTATCAGCGGTGGAGCTGATATCATCGCAG GTGCCGTTTGTGGGCCGGCGAGCTTGGTGAACTCGATGATGGACCTTCACCAAGGGGCGTTAATGCTTCTGGGCCCAACAATGAATGCCAAGGTGGCCTTTGAGCTATCAGAGAGAATTCCTCACTTGAGCGTTAGAATGAAAGAGCACTGCCACCGTGCAATGGTTTATGCGACCAGGATGAAAAAACTGGGCCTAAAAGTCATATACCCAGGCCTTGAAGACCACCCAGATCATGGGCTCTTGAAGTCCATGGGCAATAAGGAATATGGGTTCGGTGGGCTTCTTTGCCTTGACATGGAAACTGAAGACAGGGCTAACCGTTTAATGAACCATTTGCAGAATTACAGTCAATTTGGGTTCATGGCAGTAAGCTTGGGGTACTATGAGACACTCATGTCTTGCTCTGGGAGTAGCACAAGTAGTGAAATGAATGCTGAAGAGAAAGCTCTTGCCGGAATCTCTCCTGGGCTGGTAAGGATGTCTATTGGGTATATAGGGACATTGGAGCAGAAATGGGCCCAATTCGAAAAGGCCTTATCTAGGATTCAAGGCCCAGGTTTGCTGAACAAGAACTAG